The window ACGTCATCACCTTCTGCTTGATGTCCAACCACTTCCACCTCCTCATCCGCGTCCCTCCCAAACCCCTCCCCGACTCCATCCCGGACGACGTCATCCTCGCCAAACTCGAGGACTTCTACGGCCCAAAGGCCACCCTTCCCTCCCTCGCCCGCGCCGCCCTCAACAAGGGTCAG of the Verrucomicrobiia bacterium genome contains:
- a CDS encoding transposase, which translates into the protein MRLPRIKADPSLPATYHCMSRVAGRLPLLDDSAKHKLLNILHHLARFCDIDVITFCLMSNHFHLLIRVPPKPLPDSIPDDVILAKLEDFYGPKATLPSLARAALNKGQ